The Pelmatolapia mariae isolate MD_Pm_ZW linkage group LG9, Pm_UMD_F_2, whole genome shotgun sequence genome has a segment encoding these proteins:
- the LOC134634304 gene encoding phosphatidate phosphatase LPIN2-like isoform X3, producing MNYVGQLAGQVLVTVKELYKGINQATLSGCIDVIVVRQPDGTFQCSPFHVRFGKLGVLRSREKVIDIEINGEPVELHMKLGDNGEAFFVQETEQNNEIVPAHLVTSPIPTEEPLFRSRESRCGGTTAETSQPLSLEEPVSGNLHPCSNSAGKKKKRRRRKHKAEPRKEEQTTASAGGELELFDLSSDEEQNAHSGRASSLSTMKENMDHRQHSPLTALEWDSYPFSDGDWSPCTTEVPEPMSPKSDSELMVKPSESMLRAESHMQWTWGEFPESTRVNKKEKWEPKTLTITPSENTHFRVILSSEAMEEESRGGRGTTDPICSIVKPEPRTIKPDECSCKAQPPAASSHGTNITEPKPDLSSLTSSSFTPEPCPSNADLSANASKARWTSSPPSRQDSSTTASGGSNQTGDSAAVCPDPSATSKATDSPIKRRVVRKRSQHQGPEDIYLEDLTALEPDVAARYFPKSESEQVNKHWVETGRRSGSQSPQSVGSAAADSGTECLSDSAGDLPDVTLSLCGGVGENSEISKEKFMEHIITYNDFAENPAIIDNPNLVVRIANRYYNWTLAAPLILSMQAFQKNLPKATEEAWVKEKMPKKSGRWWFWRKSSVKQLSSETKLERQESLTTESPSLHQAPETQQKAAEWSSDDETKELNAVAPALTPTERAQTENQAPQLCHSYKKSLRLSSDQIASLKLREGPNDMTFSITTQYQGTCRCAGTIYLWNWDDKVIISDIDGTITKSDVFGQILPQLGKDWTHQGIAKLYHSVHENGYKFLYCSARAIGMADMTRGYLHWVNDRGTLLPQGPLLLSPSSLFSAFHREIIEKKPEKFKIECLTDIKNLFFPNTHPFYAAFGNRESDVFAYKKVGVPACRIFTVNPKGELILEQAKGNKTSYSRLSELVEHVFPLRSTQHNATFSCPEFSSFSYWREPIAEVCLEELL from the exons ATGAACTATGTGGGGCAGCTGGCAGGCCAGGTGCTGGTGACAGTAAAGGAGCTCTATAAAGGGATCAATCAGGCCACTCTCTCAGGCTGCATTGATGTGATTGTGGTCCGACAGCCCGATGGGACGTTCCAATGCTCTCCTTTCCACGTCCGCTTCGGAAAACTGGGGGTGCTGCGCTCCAGGGAGAAAGTA ATTGATATAGAGATCAATGGAGAACCTGTGGAGCTACACATGAAGCTTGGAGACAATGGAGAGGCCTTCTTTGTCCAGGAGACGGAGCAGAATAAT GAGATTGTTCCAGCCCACTTGGTGACCTCACCTATCCCCACAGAAGAGCCTCTGTTCAGGAGCAGAGAATCCAGATGTGGGGGAACAACAGCAGAGACCAGCCAGCCCCTCAGTCTGGAAGAGCCAGTCTCTGGAAACCTCCACCCCTGCTCCAATTCAGCtggtaaaaagaagaagagacgCAGGAGAAAGCACAAAGCCGAGCCACGTAAGGAGGAGCAAACGACGGCGTCTGCAGGCGGggagctggagctgtttgatCTCAGTTCAGATGAAGAGCAAAATGCACACAGTGGACG AGCATCTTCACTGTCCACAATGAAGGAGAATATGGACCACAGACAACATTCCCCACTCACCGCCCTTGAATGGGACAGCTACCCATTCTCTGATGGCGACTGGTCGCCCTGCACTAC GGAGGTGCCTGAGCCCATGTCACCGAAGAGTGACTCGGAGCTGATGGTGAAGCCGTCAGAGAGCATGCTCAGGGCTGAGTCGCACATGCAGTGGACCTGGGGGGAATTTCCAGAATCTACCAGG gtcaacaaaaaggaaaaatgggAGCCAAAGACTTTGACCATCACTCCCTCAGAGAACACACACTTCAGGGTTATTTTGAGCTCTGAAGCCATGGAGGAAGAGTCCAGAGGAGGACGGGGAACAACTGATCCCATTTGCAGTATCGTAAAACCTGAGCCCCGAACCATCAAACCTGATGAATGTAGCTGCAAAGCGCAGCCCCCTGCTGCTTCATCACATGGTACAAACATTACAGAACCCAAGCCAGACCTTTCAAGTTTGACATCGAGCAGCTTTACACCAGAGCCCTGCCCAAGCAATGCTGACCTCAGTGCAAATGCAAGCAAGGCCAGGTGGACATCTTCACCTCCCAGCCGCCAGGACAGCAGCACGACTGCCAGCGgaggtagtaaccagaccggagactctgcagctgtttgtccTGACCCAAGTGCCACTTCAAAAGCCACCGACTCACCCATCAAGAGAAGGG ttgtgaggaagaggagccaACATCAGGGACCGGAAGATATTTACCTGGAAGACCTCACCGCACTCGAGCCTGACGTTGCTGCCCGGTACTTCCCAAAAAG TGAGTCAGAACAGGTCAATAAACACTGGGTGGAGACAGGACGACGCTCTGGATCCCAGTCACCCCAGTCAGTGGGGAGTGCAGCAGCAGACAGTGGCACTGAGTGTCTGTCTGACTCTGCTGGAGACCTGCCTGATGTCACGCTGTCACTGTGTGGAGGCGTCGGTGAGAACTCGGAGATCTCTAAAG AAAAATTCATGGAGCACATCATAACCTACAATGACTTTGCAGAGAATCCAGCAATTATTGATAATCCTAATTTGGTGGTCAGAATTGCAAACAG GTATTATAACTGGACACTGGCAGCACCATTGATACTCAGTATGCAAGCTTTCCAGAAGAACCTGCCAAAG GCTACAGAGGAGGCCTGGGTGAAGGAGAAAATGCCAAAAAAGTCGGGACGCTGGTGGTTCTGGAGAAAGAGCAGCGTGAAGCAG tTATCATCGGAGACCAAGTTAGAGAGACAGGAGTCTCTGACCACAGAGAGCCCTTCCCTCCACCAGGCCCCAGAAACACA GCAGAAAGCTGCAGAGTGGTCCAGCGATGATGAGACTAAAGAGCTGAATGCTGTGGCTCCTGCTTTAACGCCCACTGAGCGCGCGCAGACGGAAAATCAAGCACCACAACTGTGTCACTCTTACAAGAAATCCCTCCGCCTTTCGTCTGATCAGATA GCCAGCCTGAAGTTAAGAGAGGGGCCAAATGATATGACCTTTAGCATAACCACTCAGTACCAGGGAACATGTCGCTGCGCAGGGACCATCTACCTGTGGAACTGGGATGACAAGGTCATCATTTCTGACATCGATGGGACCATCACCAA ATCAGATGTATTTGGTCAGATTCTACCTCAGCTTGGTAAAGACTGGACCCACCAGGGAATTGCTAAGCTTTACCACTCAGTGCATGA GAATGGCTACAAGTTCCTGTACTGCTCAGCTCGAGCCATCGGCATGGCTGACATGACTCGAGGGTATTTGCACTGGGTGAACGACAGAGGGACTCTCCTGCCTCAGggacccctcctcctctccccaaGCAGCCTCTTCTCAGCCTTCCACAG AGAAATCATAGAAAAGAAGCCTGAGAAGTTCAAAATCGAATGCCTCACAGACATCAAGAACTTGTTCTTCCCAAACACACACCCCTTCTATGCTGCCTTTGGAAACAGAGAAAGC GATGTGTTTGCCTATAAGAAAGTGGGCGTTCCTGCGTGCCGAATATTCACAGTGAATCCCAAGGGAGAGCTGATCCTCGAACAAGCCAAAGGCAATAAAACATC atACAGCCGGTTGAGTGAGCTGGTGGAACATGTTTTCCCTCTGCGGAGTACACAACACAACGCCACCTTCAGCTGCCCAGAGTTCAGCTCCTTCTCTTACTGGAGAGAGCCCATCGCTGAGGTGTGCCTCGAGGAGCTGCTTTAA
- the LOC134634304 gene encoding phosphatidate phosphatase LPIN2-like isoform X1, translating to MESSGRTPVEQQDQRLHLKSLWTLVNTMNYVGQLAGQVLVTVKELYKGINQATLSGCIDVIVVRQPDGTFQCSPFHVRFGKLGVLRSREKVIDIEINGEPVELHMKLGDNGEAFFVQETEQNNEIVPAHLVTSPIPTEEPLFRSRESRCGGTTAETSQPLSLEEPVSGNLHPCSNSAGKKKKRRRRKHKAEPRKEEQTTASAGGELELFDLSSDEEQNAHSGRASSLSTMKENMDHRQHSPLTALEWDSYPFSDGDWSPCTTEVPEPMSPKSDSELMVKPSESMLRAESHMQWTWGEFPESTRVNKKEKWEPKTLTITPSENTHFRVILSSEAMEEESRGGRGTTDPICSIVKPEPRTIKPDECSCKAQPPAASSHGTNITEPKPDLSSLTSSSFTPEPCPSNADLSANASKARWTSSPPSRQDSSTTASGGSNQTGDSAAVCPDPSATSKATDSPIKRRVVRKRSQHQGPEDIYLEDLTALEPDVAARYFPKSESEQVNKHWVETGRRSGSQSPQSVGSAAADSGTECLSDSAGDLPDVTLSLCGGVGENSEISKEKFMEHIITYNDFAENPAIIDNPNLVVRIANRYYNWTLAAPLILSMQAFQKNLPKATEEAWVKEKMPKKSGRWWFWRKSSVKQLSSETKLERQESLTTESPSLHQAPETQQKAAEWSSDDETKELNAVAPALTPTERAQTENQAPQLCHSYKKSLRLSSDQIASLKLREGPNDMTFSITTQYQGTCRCAGTIYLWNWDDKVIISDIDGTITKSDVFGQILPQLGKDWTHQGIAKLYHSVHENGYKFLYCSARAIGMADMTRGYLHWVNDRGTLLPQGPLLLSPSSLFSAFHREIIEKKPEKFKIECLTDIKNLFFPNTHPFYAAFGNRESDVFAYKKVGVPACRIFTVNPKGELILEQAKGNKTSYSRLSELVEHVFPLRSTQHNATFSCPEFSSFSYWREPIAEVCLEELL from the exons ATGGAGTCCTCAGGAAGGACACCTGTAGAGCAGCAGGACCAGCGTCTGCACCTGAAGTCCCTCTGGACTCTA GTGAACACCATGAACTATGTGGGGCAGCTGGCAGGCCAGGTGCTGGTGACAGTAAAGGAGCTCTATAAAGGGATCAATCAGGCCACTCTCTCAGGCTGCATTGATGTGATTGTGGTCCGACAGCCCGATGGGACGTTCCAATGCTCTCCTTTCCACGTCCGCTTCGGAAAACTGGGGGTGCTGCGCTCCAGGGAGAAAGTA ATTGATATAGAGATCAATGGAGAACCTGTGGAGCTACACATGAAGCTTGGAGACAATGGAGAGGCCTTCTTTGTCCAGGAGACGGAGCAGAATAAT GAGATTGTTCCAGCCCACTTGGTGACCTCACCTATCCCCACAGAAGAGCCTCTGTTCAGGAGCAGAGAATCCAGATGTGGGGGAACAACAGCAGAGACCAGCCAGCCCCTCAGTCTGGAAGAGCCAGTCTCTGGAAACCTCCACCCCTGCTCCAATTCAGCtggtaaaaagaagaagagacgCAGGAGAAAGCACAAAGCCGAGCCACGTAAGGAGGAGCAAACGACGGCGTCTGCAGGCGGggagctggagctgtttgatCTCAGTTCAGATGAAGAGCAAAATGCACACAGTGGACG AGCATCTTCACTGTCCACAATGAAGGAGAATATGGACCACAGACAACATTCCCCACTCACCGCCCTTGAATGGGACAGCTACCCATTCTCTGATGGCGACTGGTCGCCCTGCACTAC GGAGGTGCCTGAGCCCATGTCACCGAAGAGTGACTCGGAGCTGATGGTGAAGCCGTCAGAGAGCATGCTCAGGGCTGAGTCGCACATGCAGTGGACCTGGGGGGAATTTCCAGAATCTACCAGG gtcaacaaaaaggaaaaatgggAGCCAAAGACTTTGACCATCACTCCCTCAGAGAACACACACTTCAGGGTTATTTTGAGCTCTGAAGCCATGGAGGAAGAGTCCAGAGGAGGACGGGGAACAACTGATCCCATTTGCAGTATCGTAAAACCTGAGCCCCGAACCATCAAACCTGATGAATGTAGCTGCAAAGCGCAGCCCCCTGCTGCTTCATCACATGGTACAAACATTACAGAACCCAAGCCAGACCTTTCAAGTTTGACATCGAGCAGCTTTACACCAGAGCCCTGCCCAAGCAATGCTGACCTCAGTGCAAATGCAAGCAAGGCCAGGTGGACATCTTCACCTCCCAGCCGCCAGGACAGCAGCACGACTGCCAGCGgaggtagtaaccagaccggagactctgcagctgtttgtccTGACCCAAGTGCCACTTCAAAAGCCACCGACTCACCCATCAAGAGAAGGG ttgtgaggaagaggagccaACATCAGGGACCGGAAGATATTTACCTGGAAGACCTCACCGCACTCGAGCCTGACGTTGCTGCCCGGTACTTCCCAAAAAG TGAGTCAGAACAGGTCAATAAACACTGGGTGGAGACAGGACGACGCTCTGGATCCCAGTCACCCCAGTCAGTGGGGAGTGCAGCAGCAGACAGTGGCACTGAGTGTCTGTCTGACTCTGCTGGAGACCTGCCTGATGTCACGCTGTCACTGTGTGGAGGCGTCGGTGAGAACTCGGAGATCTCTAAAG AAAAATTCATGGAGCACATCATAACCTACAATGACTTTGCAGAGAATCCAGCAATTATTGATAATCCTAATTTGGTGGTCAGAATTGCAAACAG GTATTATAACTGGACACTGGCAGCACCATTGATACTCAGTATGCAAGCTTTCCAGAAGAACCTGCCAAAG GCTACAGAGGAGGCCTGGGTGAAGGAGAAAATGCCAAAAAAGTCGGGACGCTGGTGGTTCTGGAGAAAGAGCAGCGTGAAGCAG tTATCATCGGAGACCAAGTTAGAGAGACAGGAGTCTCTGACCACAGAGAGCCCTTCCCTCCACCAGGCCCCAGAAACACA GCAGAAAGCTGCAGAGTGGTCCAGCGATGATGAGACTAAAGAGCTGAATGCTGTGGCTCCTGCTTTAACGCCCACTGAGCGCGCGCAGACGGAAAATCAAGCACCACAACTGTGTCACTCTTACAAGAAATCCCTCCGCCTTTCGTCTGATCAGATA GCCAGCCTGAAGTTAAGAGAGGGGCCAAATGATATGACCTTTAGCATAACCACTCAGTACCAGGGAACATGTCGCTGCGCAGGGACCATCTACCTGTGGAACTGGGATGACAAGGTCATCATTTCTGACATCGATGGGACCATCACCAA ATCAGATGTATTTGGTCAGATTCTACCTCAGCTTGGTAAAGACTGGACCCACCAGGGAATTGCTAAGCTTTACCACTCAGTGCATGA GAATGGCTACAAGTTCCTGTACTGCTCAGCTCGAGCCATCGGCATGGCTGACATGACTCGAGGGTATTTGCACTGGGTGAACGACAGAGGGACTCTCCTGCCTCAGggacccctcctcctctccccaaGCAGCCTCTTCTCAGCCTTCCACAG AGAAATCATAGAAAAGAAGCCTGAGAAGTTCAAAATCGAATGCCTCACAGACATCAAGAACTTGTTCTTCCCAAACACACACCCCTTCTATGCTGCCTTTGGAAACAGAGAAAGC GATGTGTTTGCCTATAAGAAAGTGGGCGTTCCTGCGTGCCGAATATTCACAGTGAATCCCAAGGGAGAGCTGATCCTCGAACAAGCCAAAGGCAATAAAACATC atACAGCCGGTTGAGTGAGCTGGTGGAACATGTTTTCCCTCTGCGGAGTACACAACACAACGCCACCTTCAGCTGCCCAGAGTTCAGCTCCTTCTCTTACTGGAGAGAGCCCATCGCTGAGGTGTGCCTCGAGGAGCTGCTTTAA
- the LOC134634304 gene encoding phosphatidate phosphatase LPIN2-like isoform X2, with translation MESSGRTPVEQQDQRLHLKSLWTLVNTMNYVGQLAGQVLVTVKELYKGINQATLSGCIDVIVVRQPDGTFQCSPFHVRFGKLGVLRSREKVIDIEINGEPVELHMKLGDNGEAFFVQETEQNNEIVPAHLVTSPIPTEEPLFRSRESRCGGTTAETSQPLSLEEPVSGNLHPCSNSAGKKKKRRRRKHKAEPRKEEQTTASAGGELELFDLSSDEEQNAHSGRASSLSTMKENMDHRQHSPLTALEWDSYPFSDGDWSPCTTEVPEPMSPKSDSELMVKPSESMLRAESHMQWTWGEFPESTRVNKKEKWEPKTLTITPSENTHFRVILSSEAMEEESRGGRGTTDPICSIVKPEPRTIKPDECSCKAQPPAASSHGTNITEPKPDLSSLTSSSFTPEPCPSNADLSANASKARWTSSPPSRQDSSTTASGGSNQTGDSAAVCPDPSATSKATDSPIKRRVVRKRSQHQGPEDIYLEDLTALEPDVAARYFPKSESEQVNKHWVETGRRSGSQSPQSVGSAAADSGTECLSDSAGDLPDVTLSLCGGVEKFMEHIITYNDFAENPAIIDNPNLVVRIANRYYNWTLAAPLILSMQAFQKNLPKATEEAWVKEKMPKKSGRWWFWRKSSVKQLSSETKLERQESLTTESPSLHQAPETQQKAAEWSSDDETKELNAVAPALTPTERAQTENQAPQLCHSYKKSLRLSSDQIASLKLREGPNDMTFSITTQYQGTCRCAGTIYLWNWDDKVIISDIDGTITKSDVFGQILPQLGKDWTHQGIAKLYHSVHENGYKFLYCSARAIGMADMTRGYLHWVNDRGTLLPQGPLLLSPSSLFSAFHREIIEKKPEKFKIECLTDIKNLFFPNTHPFYAAFGNRESDVFAYKKVGVPACRIFTVNPKGELILEQAKGNKTSYSRLSELVEHVFPLRSTQHNATFSCPEFSSFSYWREPIAEVCLEELL, from the exons ATGGAGTCCTCAGGAAGGACACCTGTAGAGCAGCAGGACCAGCGTCTGCACCTGAAGTCCCTCTGGACTCTA GTGAACACCATGAACTATGTGGGGCAGCTGGCAGGCCAGGTGCTGGTGACAGTAAAGGAGCTCTATAAAGGGATCAATCAGGCCACTCTCTCAGGCTGCATTGATGTGATTGTGGTCCGACAGCCCGATGGGACGTTCCAATGCTCTCCTTTCCACGTCCGCTTCGGAAAACTGGGGGTGCTGCGCTCCAGGGAGAAAGTA ATTGATATAGAGATCAATGGAGAACCTGTGGAGCTACACATGAAGCTTGGAGACAATGGAGAGGCCTTCTTTGTCCAGGAGACGGAGCAGAATAAT GAGATTGTTCCAGCCCACTTGGTGACCTCACCTATCCCCACAGAAGAGCCTCTGTTCAGGAGCAGAGAATCCAGATGTGGGGGAACAACAGCAGAGACCAGCCAGCCCCTCAGTCTGGAAGAGCCAGTCTCTGGAAACCTCCACCCCTGCTCCAATTCAGCtggtaaaaagaagaagagacgCAGGAGAAAGCACAAAGCCGAGCCACGTAAGGAGGAGCAAACGACGGCGTCTGCAGGCGGggagctggagctgtttgatCTCAGTTCAGATGAAGAGCAAAATGCACACAGTGGACG AGCATCTTCACTGTCCACAATGAAGGAGAATATGGACCACAGACAACATTCCCCACTCACCGCCCTTGAATGGGACAGCTACCCATTCTCTGATGGCGACTGGTCGCCCTGCACTAC GGAGGTGCCTGAGCCCATGTCACCGAAGAGTGACTCGGAGCTGATGGTGAAGCCGTCAGAGAGCATGCTCAGGGCTGAGTCGCACATGCAGTGGACCTGGGGGGAATTTCCAGAATCTACCAGG gtcaacaaaaaggaaaaatgggAGCCAAAGACTTTGACCATCACTCCCTCAGAGAACACACACTTCAGGGTTATTTTGAGCTCTGAAGCCATGGAGGAAGAGTCCAGAGGAGGACGGGGAACAACTGATCCCATTTGCAGTATCGTAAAACCTGAGCCCCGAACCATCAAACCTGATGAATGTAGCTGCAAAGCGCAGCCCCCTGCTGCTTCATCACATGGTACAAACATTACAGAACCCAAGCCAGACCTTTCAAGTTTGACATCGAGCAGCTTTACACCAGAGCCCTGCCCAAGCAATGCTGACCTCAGTGCAAATGCAAGCAAGGCCAGGTGGACATCTTCACCTCCCAGCCGCCAGGACAGCAGCACGACTGCCAGCGgaggtagtaaccagaccggagactctgcagctgtttgtccTGACCCAAGTGCCACTTCAAAAGCCACCGACTCACCCATCAAGAGAAGGG ttgtgaggaagaggagccaACATCAGGGACCGGAAGATATTTACCTGGAAGACCTCACCGCACTCGAGCCTGACGTTGCTGCCCGGTACTTCCCAAAAAG TGAGTCAGAACAGGTCAATAAACACTGGGTGGAGACAGGACGACGCTCTGGATCCCAGTCACCCCAGTCAGTGGGGAGTGCAGCAGCAGACAGTGGCACTGAGTGTCTGTCTGACTCTGCTGGAGACCTGCCTGATGTCACGCTGTCACTGTGTGGAGGCGTCG AAAAATTCATGGAGCACATCATAACCTACAATGACTTTGCAGAGAATCCAGCAATTATTGATAATCCTAATTTGGTGGTCAGAATTGCAAACAG GTATTATAACTGGACACTGGCAGCACCATTGATACTCAGTATGCAAGCTTTCCAGAAGAACCTGCCAAAG GCTACAGAGGAGGCCTGGGTGAAGGAGAAAATGCCAAAAAAGTCGGGACGCTGGTGGTTCTGGAGAAAGAGCAGCGTGAAGCAG tTATCATCGGAGACCAAGTTAGAGAGACAGGAGTCTCTGACCACAGAGAGCCCTTCCCTCCACCAGGCCCCAGAAACACA GCAGAAAGCTGCAGAGTGGTCCAGCGATGATGAGACTAAAGAGCTGAATGCTGTGGCTCCTGCTTTAACGCCCACTGAGCGCGCGCAGACGGAAAATCAAGCACCACAACTGTGTCACTCTTACAAGAAATCCCTCCGCCTTTCGTCTGATCAGATA GCCAGCCTGAAGTTAAGAGAGGGGCCAAATGATATGACCTTTAGCATAACCACTCAGTACCAGGGAACATGTCGCTGCGCAGGGACCATCTACCTGTGGAACTGGGATGACAAGGTCATCATTTCTGACATCGATGGGACCATCACCAA ATCAGATGTATTTGGTCAGATTCTACCTCAGCTTGGTAAAGACTGGACCCACCAGGGAATTGCTAAGCTTTACCACTCAGTGCATGA GAATGGCTACAAGTTCCTGTACTGCTCAGCTCGAGCCATCGGCATGGCTGACATGACTCGAGGGTATTTGCACTGGGTGAACGACAGAGGGACTCTCCTGCCTCAGggacccctcctcctctccccaaGCAGCCTCTTCTCAGCCTTCCACAG AGAAATCATAGAAAAGAAGCCTGAGAAGTTCAAAATCGAATGCCTCACAGACATCAAGAACTTGTTCTTCCCAAACACACACCCCTTCTATGCTGCCTTTGGAAACAGAGAAAGC GATGTGTTTGCCTATAAGAAAGTGGGCGTTCCTGCGTGCCGAATATTCACAGTGAATCCCAAGGGAGAGCTGATCCTCGAACAAGCCAAAGGCAATAAAACATC atACAGCCGGTTGAGTGAGCTGGTGGAACATGTTTTCCCTCTGCGGAGTACACAACACAACGCCACCTTCAGCTGCCCAGAGTTCAGCTCCTTCTCTTACTGGAGAGAGCCCATCGCTGAGGTGTGCCTCGAGGAGCTGCTTTAA